One window of the Clostridium sp. MB40-C1 genome contains the following:
- a CDS encoding EscU/YscU/HrcU family type III secretion system export apparatus switch protein: MNKNEMGRKRAAALKYETGYEAPIVTAAGMGYIADKIIEEAEKSDVPVVYNKELSSLLTNVDIGSCIPEELYEAVAEIIAYIMNVDNRLDRK, encoded by the coding sequence ATGAATAAAAATGAGATGGGAAGAAAAAGAGCTGCTGCATTAAAATATGAAACGGGTTATGAAGCACCTATAGTTACAGCTGCAGGGATGGGGTATATAGCAGACAAGATTATAGAAGAAGCTGAAAAAAGTGATGTTCCAGTAGTTTATAATAAAGAATTATCTAGTTTGCTTACTAATGTAGATATTGGAAGTTGTATACCAGAAGAGTTGTATGAAGCAGTAGCAGAAATTATAGCTTATATAATGAATGTAGATAATAGGCTAGATAGGAAGTGA
- a CDS encoding metallophosphoesterase — protein MGLFAISDLHLSFTSDKPMDIFGEKWCNHDEKIRQNWIDKIQEEDTVLIAGDISWSMKMEDGIKDLEWVHSLPGKKIISKGNHDYWWGSIKKLNRLYDDINFVQNNFFVYKDYAICGTRGWNPPSSDKYSEHDKKIYSREQIRLKLSLESAVKAGYKKIIVMIHFPPVNDKFEESEFTKIFKEYNVEKVIYGHLHGYSLKRVYEGIHENIEYIVTSCDYIDFNPIKIL, from the coding sequence TTGGGACTTTTTGCAATATCAGATTTGCATTTGTCATTTACAAGTGATAAGCCAATGGATATATTTGGAGAAAAATGGTGTAACCATGATGAAAAGATAAGACAAAATTGGATTGATAAAATACAAGAAGAAGATACAGTTTTAATAGCTGGAGATATATCTTGGTCTATGAAAATGGAGGATGGAATTAAAGATCTTGAATGGGTTCATAGTCTTCCAGGTAAAAAGATTATTTCTAAAGGTAACCATGATTATTGGTGGGGAAGTATAAAAAAGCTAAATAGATTATATGATGATATTAATTTCGTTCAAAACAACTTTTTTGTATATAAAGATTATGCTATATGTGGAACAAGAGGATGGAATCCACCTAGCAGTGATAAATATTCTGAACATGATAAAAAAATATATAGTAGAGAGCAAATTAGATTAAAACTTTCTTTGGAAAGTGCAGTAAAGGCTGGGTATAAAAAAATTATTGTTATGATACATTTTCCACCTGTTAATGATAAGTTTGAGGAATCAGAGTTTACAAAAATTTTCAAAGAATATAATGTGGAAAAAGTTATATATGGGCATTTACACGGATATTCTTTAAAAAGGGTTTATGAGGGTATTCATGAAAATATAGAATATATAGTTACTTCTTGTGATTATATAGATTTTAACCCAATAAAAATCCTGTAA
- a CDS encoding DUF2225 domain-containing protein, translating into MNKDIFSGLEKLGFNDINNIDLYKTNDDSINDESSKNNPKIDQKDCLYDKKLTCPVCGAEFTTKAIKTSSYRMKSKDTDFFIRYDIINPYFYDVWLCNTCGYAAMKSDFNRIRNYQIDLVKENVSHKWRGREYKVPYDINIAIERYKLSLLNYYYIESKPSKKAMNCLKLAWMCRLKEDSISEINYLTQAVKGFDDAYLNEDFPLYGMDRYATMYLIGELNRRIGNENEALIWFSKVVTTPGIHKRLKDLARDQKDLIKETQKNNNSELNNPEDTSEKKKGFFSSLLGK; encoded by the coding sequence ATGAATAAAGATATTTTTTCGGGGCTAGAAAAACTAGGCTTTAATGACATAAATAATATAGATCTTTATAAAACAAATGATGACTCTATAAATGATGAGTCTTCAAAAAACAACCCTAAAATTGATCAAAAAGACTGTTTATATGATAAAAAACTAACTTGTCCTGTATGTGGTGCTGAATTTACAACAAAAGCAATAAAAACCTCTTCCTATAGAATGAAATCTAAAGATACAGATTTTTTTATAAGATATGATATAATAAATCCTTACTTTTATGATGTATGGTTATGTAACACTTGTGGTTATGCTGCTATGAAATCAGATTTTAATAGAATTAGGAATTACCAAATAGATCTAGTAAAAGAAAATGTATCTCATAAATGGAGAGGAAGAGAATATAAAGTTCCTTATGATATTAATATAGCCATAGAACGATACAAACTCTCTCTACTTAATTACTACTATATAGAATCTAAACCTAGTAAAAAAGCTATGAATTGTTTAAAATTAGCATGGATGTGCAGATTAAAAGAAGATTCAATTTCTGAAATAAATTACCTAACTCAAGCTGTAAAAGGATTTGATGATGCTTATTTAAATGAAGATTTCCCCTTATATGGTATGGATAGATATGCTACCATGTATTTAATCGGCGAATTAAATAGACGAATAGGTAATGAAAATGAAGCATTAATTTGGTTCAGTAAAGTTGTTACTACTCCTGGAATCCATAAAAGATTAAAAGATCTTGCTAGAGATCAAAAAGACTTAATTAAAGAAACCCAAAAAAATAACAACTCAGAATTAAATAACCCCGAAGATACATCTGAAAAGAAAAAAGGTTTTTTTTCATCTTTATTAGGGAAATAA
- a CDS encoding GTP pyrophosphokinase family protein has product MAVIEWKKFLIPYEQAVEELKVKFKSIRREYRRKNENSPIEFVTGRVKELSSILEKANKFSIPLNRIEYELEDIAGIRVMCQFVDDIYKVVNLIRQRKDMQILYEKDYITDVKASGYRSYHIIIKYPVNMADGVKEILAEFQIRTLAMNFWATVEHSLNYKYKHQIPDEIRGKLKSSADAAFKLDQDMLEIKDEIMDAQKLFEVKSSLVSDIMNNVFTLLSAGRNKEAANYRNQLNKLISEGETYELTKLLEATEKSINMYK; this is encoded by the coding sequence ATGGCGGTTATAGAATGGAAAAAATTTCTCATACCATATGAGCAAGCTGTAGAAGAATTAAAAGTAAAATTTAAAAGTATAAGACGTGAATATAGAAGAAAAAATGAAAATTCACCTATTGAATTTGTAACTGGTAGAGTTAAGGAGTTATCTAGTATATTAGAAAAAGCAAATAAATTTAGCATACCCCTAAACAGAATAGAATATGAATTAGAGGATATAGCTGGTATAAGGGTAATGTGTCAATTTGTAGATGATATATATAAAGTAGTTAATCTTATAAGACAAAGAAAAGATATGCAAATATTATATGAAAAAGATTATATTACTGATGTTAAAGCAAGTGGATATAGAAGTTATCATATAATAATAAAATATCCTGTGAATATGGCAGATGGAGTTAAGGAGATACTAGCGGAATTTCAAATAAGAACATTAGCTATGAATTTTTGGGCTACTGTTGAGCATTCTTTAAATTATAAATATAAACATCAAATCCCCGATGAAATAAGGGGAAAATTAAAAAGCTCAGCTGATGCTGCATTTAAATTAGACCAAGATATGCTTGAAATAAAAGATGAGATTATGGATGCTCAAAAACTATTTGAGGTAAAATCGAGTCTCGTATCAGATATAATGAATAATGTATTTACATTATTGTCAGCTGGAAGAAATAAAGAAGCTGCTAATTATAGAAATCAATTGAATAAATTGATTTCAGAAGGTGAAACATATGAGCTAACCAAGCTCTTAGAAGCTACAGAAAAGAGTATTAATATGTATAAATAG